One Hypanus sabinus isolate sHypSab1 chromosome 4, sHypSab1.hap1, whole genome shotgun sequence genomic region harbors:
- the b3galt1b gene encoding beta-1,3-galactosyltransferase 1 — MASKVSCLYILTVVCWASALWYLSATRPSSSFVGHSSFSRMIVEKKSFNFTNIRTRSLNPHNYNYLINEPNKCEQINPFLVILVSTTHKEFDARQAIRETWGDENNFKGIQLVTLFLLGRNTDHVLNEMVEQESQIFHDIIVEDFLDSYHNLTLKTVMGVKWVANFCSKAKYVMKTDSDIFVNMDNLIYKLLKPNTKPRRRYFTGYVINGGPIRDVRSKWYMSRDLYPDNNYPPFCSGTGYVFSTDVAEAIYKTSLHTRMLHLEDVYVGLCLRKLGIHPFQNSGFNHWKVSYSLCRYRRVITVHQISPEEMQRIWNEMSSKKHLRC; from the coding sequence ATGGCTTCTAAAGTCTCCTGCTTGTATATTTTAACAGTTGTTTGTTGGGCCAGTGCTCTGTGGTACCTGAGTGCTACTCGCCCCTCGTCCTCCTTCGTTGGGCACAGTTCTTTTTCACGCATGATAGTCGAGAAAAAGAGTTTCAACTTTACTAACATTCGAACTCGGTCACTGAATCCACATAACTACAATTATCTTATTAATGAGCCAAACAAATGTGAGCAAATTAACCCTTTCTTAGTCATTCTTGTAAGCACAACGCATAAAGAGTTTGATGCACGGCAAGCAATCAGGGAGACTTGGGGAGATGAGAACAACTTCAAAGGGATCCAGCTGGTCACCCTGTTTCTGCTGGGGAGAAACACAGACCATGTTTTGAATGAAATGGTTGAGCAGGAGAGCCAGATTTTTCATGACATCATCGTGGAGGACTTTCTGGATTCCTATCACAACTTAACACTGAAAACAGTAATGGGTGTGAAGTGGGTAGCCAACTTCTGTTCAAAAGCCAAGTACGTAATGAAAACTGACAGTGATATATTTGTTAACATGGACAATTTGATCTATAAACTGCTCAAGCCGAACACAAAGCCCCGGAGGAGATATTTTACTGGTTATGTCATCAATGGAGGGCCTATACGGGATGTTCGCAGCAAATGGTACATGTCCAGAGACTTGTACCCAGACAACAATTACCCACCATTCTGTTCGGGAACAGGGTACGTATTTTCCACAGACGTGGCTGAAGCTATTTACAAGACCTCCCTTCACACGAGGATGCTGCACCTCGAGGATGTCTATGTTGGGCTATGCCTACGGAAACTTGGTATACATCCCTTTCAGAATAGTGGCTTCAATCACTGGAAGGTCTCGTACAGTCTCTGCAGGTATCGTAGGGTAATCACCGTACACCAGATATCTCCGGAAGAAATGCAGAGGATCTGGAATGAGATGTCAAGCAAAAAACACCTGCGTTGCTAA